From Chryseotalea sp. WA131a:
GGCAATAGGGGCATATTGGCAGATAATACTGACGTTACTGCGATGTGGCTGCAAATTTATCAAGCAATTAATAGAGCTAATCAAATTATTGATAAAGTTCCCGCAATTACAGATCCTGCTTTAACTGATAAAAATGGCATTTTAGGTGAAGCCTACTTCTTGAGAGCATTCCACTACTTTAACTTAGTTCGTTACTGGGGAGGAGTACCTTTGAAGCTTACACCTACAGATGAAGCAAACATTTCAGCTTTACAATTGCCAAGAAGTAGCATAACAGAAGTATATGCACAAATCTTAGCCGATTTAGGTCAAGCTATCACCTTAGGCTCTGCTGCCACAAATAGATTTAGGGCGCGTGCTAATGCCTTTAGGGCTCTTAAGGCTAGAGTTCACCTCTATAGATCGTCTCCTGGCATTGCTTTGGCAAACGAGTGGGATTTAGCAATCTCAGAGGCTACAGATGCTGGAGCCACTTTACCTGTGCCTGCTACCTCATTGGTAACTCCTTTTTCGGCCTTGTTCTCTGTTAAGAATACAGTTGAGTCAATCTGGGAGATTCCATTTGATCCAGTGGATAATAACTCAATTGCTTTTCACTTATTGCCAGCTGCAAACGGTGGACGCAATGAGGCTAGGCCCACAACCGGTCTTCAAGGAATCTATGCAACAAATGACACTAGGCGTATAACCACAGGTTCGGTCGATGCAAGTTTGAAATACTTCAGACCTCAAACCAATGATGACAATGTTATTGTCTTCAGAAATGCTGAGATGTATTTGATCAGAGCAGAAGCAATGGTCGAAAGAAATACGGGCACAGATTTAGCTGACGCGGTCACTATTGTTAATGCATTACGCACACGTGCCACTCTTCCAGCTTATTCAGGGACGGTAAATCAGGCATCACTTAGAGATGAAGTATTTAATCAACGTAGAGCAGAACTAGCTCTTGAAGGTCATTACTTTTTTGATATTGTGAGGACGAACCGAGTTGCTGGTATATTGACAAGTCCAGTTTGGGATCCTAATCAAGCTGTATTGCCAATACCTCAAAGGGAGATTTTTGCGAGCCCAGGTTTAGTTCAAAACCCCGGGTATTGATGTGTTAATTTGTTTTTAGAAAAAAAGAGGTTGGTAAAATCCAACCTCTTTTCTTTACTTTGAATTATGAAACCTCAACTCTTCTTATTGCTTTTATTGATTGGTAAAACTGTTTTTGGGCAGGGTGTGGAGTCACAAACCAATATTAACCAATTAGGTGCAACTAATGACCCGACCCAAATGGTTCGGCAATTCGATAATCGTTATCAAGGGATAAAAGGAAGCCCGTTGTTTTGGGATGGGTATGTTTCTGGTGTTTTAAAGTTTAAAGATGGAAGGATTTACAGAGTAAAGTCTTTGAACTATGATTTAGTGGATGATTCATTTATCTATAAACTGGAATCTGACAATCGGGTGTTGGTATTAAAGAATGCGGAAACTTTTAAAGCTGATTCTTCATTATGCCCAGAGGATTTTTGTTTTTTCAAAAGATTCGATTTCTCAAATTCAGAAGCACCTTCAGGATATTTTGCAGTATTGGCAGAAGGGCGAAATTTTTTTTTGTGTAAAATTTCTAAAACCATACTTAAGGCTGATTTTAAGGGGGCATATAGCGCTAATCAGAATATGGATAGATTTATTGAGGAGAGGCGATTTTATATTGTAGACCCTGATGGAAAAATTTCTTTATTTAAAAATTCACAGAAATCCGTTACCGAACTTTTTCCATTGAATAAGAATCTGATAAAGGATTTGATTTCAAAGAATAACTATAAGCTAAAGAATCCAAGAGATTTAATAAGTCTTTTAGAATCAATAAAAAATCTTTAGTAACTAATAGAGATATAGGTGTTTAATCCCCTATCCCCTGATAAACCATTACCTTAAACTTATCCCCAATATTCCAAACAGGCGAAGCATACATATTAGTAAAAATCAGCCCCACTAATTTTTCCTTTGGGTCGGCCCAATAGTGCGTGTTGAATGCGCCTCCCCACGAGAACGAACCGAGAGATACAATACTTTGGTAGTCGTTTTTATCGGTTTCCAATCCAAACCCTAACCCAAATTGATTTGTCAAGGGTGGTTGTATTTGATTAGTCAACATCAACTCTACTGTTTTGCGGCTCAATAAACGCACACCATTATATTCGCCCTTATTTAAAAATAGCTGAAGGAACTTGGCATAGTCTTCTGTGGTAGAACTTAACCCCGCACCTCCAGAAAAATAACGACCTTCTAATTTTGGGTATTGGGGATCTGAGCCATCGTAGGTGGGTTCAATCATTTTAGATAGGGCACCTTTTTTGGTTTGATAAAGATAAACGAGCCGATTGTGTTTTTCCTTTGGTAAATAAAAATAGGTATCGTTCATACCCAGCGGTTGAAATATTCTGGTTTTGAAAAACTGATCAAGTGATTGGCCTGATAAAACTTCAACCAAATAGCCAAGTACATCCGTATTTAAGCCATAGGTATATTGTTCGCCCGGATGGTGTTTCAGAGGAAGCCCTCCTAAAACTTTCACCTTGTCGGCCAGCAACATGTTGCTCGAACCAATACCGCTGGGAATTTTTGCTTTTGCATAAATCGCTTTGAACTCTTGGCTTCCAATGCTTGCATAATCGATGCCTGAAGTATGCGTAAGCAATTGGCGTATGGTAATCTCACCTTTTGCAGGAACAGTACTGTAAGTGGTATCTGACCAATTGAGATTGCTCAATACTTTTGGGTTTTTGAATTCAGGAACGTAACGCGAGAGCGGGTCGTCCAATAAAAATTTACCTTCTTCAAAAAGCATCATCACGGCCAGGCTGGTGATGGCTTTTGTCTGAGAGGCTATTCTAAAGATATCATCTTTTTTAAGCGAAACCTTATTTTCAATGTCGCTGTAGCCGTAGGCTTTGTGAAAAACAATTTTTCCGTTGCGTGCAATAAACACAACAGCTCCTGGTATTTGTCCTTTGATGATATGTTCGTTTATCAAATTGTCAATACGTTGAAGCCGCTCGGGAGACATGCTATTTTCTTTTGGAGAGCCAACAGTTAATGTTTGGCTTTTGCCAATGAATGAGATGAGTAATGTTGAAATTAATAGATAGTTCTTCATAGTCTTTTGTTTTCAACGCTTAATTCCTAATGCCCAATCCCTAATTCCCAAGTTCTAAATTCAAAGTCCCTTTACACTCAATCCTCCATCTACCATTATGTTTTGCCCCGTAATGTAACTGGCTTTATCCATAGCCAAGTAGGTAACCAAGTTGGCCACTTCTTCAGGCTTACCTACGCGATTAAGCGGAGTGCGTTCTAAAATTTTCTTCAATCGTTCTGGCTGCGCCAATACCGCTTCGGTCAAAGGTGTTTCAATATACCAAGGCGAAACGCAATTAACACGAATGTTATCAATAGCCCATTCGGCTGCCAGGTGTTTGGTCAATTGAATAATGGCCGCTTTGGTCATGCCATACGGTGGGCCAGTTTGTACATCGAAACTCCCGGCAACGGAAGCGATATTGATGACACTTGCGTCATTTGATTTTTTTAGCAAAGCATGGGAGAGGCGTGAAATTTCTACCATGCTGAACAAATTTACTTCAAAAAGTTTACGGTACTCTTCTTCTGTGTATTCGACAAATTTCTTGCGAATATTGGTACCAACATTATTTACAAGAACATCTAACTTGCCCCAGTTTAATGTTACCCTATCAATTAAAGATTTTCGGAAAGTGGCATCCGTAACATCGCCATCCATGGTAAAAAGATTGGCGGAGTTTTTAACTTTTCCTTTAATGCTTTCGGTCGTTCGTGCAACCACCAATACTTCTGCGCCTAGCTCTAAAAATTCTTTTGCGATGGCGAGGCCAATGCCTTTGGTGCCCCCCGTTACCAATGCTTTTTTTCCTTGTAGGTTCCACATATCATTCCACTAACTAAATTTTTATTCTTCCCCAGTTTTCCCCTGTTTTTATCCGGTGTACTTGCATGTCGCTGACGCCAAATTTTAGGGCGATTTGCTTAAGTGTTGTTTTGCCCAGGCTTAGTTTTTGTTTGATGGTGAGTACTTGCTTCTCGGTCAGTTTGGCGTTGGCCTTCGCATAGTTAGGATTGCTTCGGTGGTGAATGGCTCTTTCTTGGAGTGTAGCCCATTTCAAATTTTTATAATAATTGTCGTTCCTTTTGTAATTCAAATGGATGACAAATTTATGTTGCTTACTAGGTTTTTTTAAAAAATGGATAGCCACCAATCGATGGATCAGAAAGCTTTTGGTGATTGGCTTACTTCGAAAAGAAATCCCAGGATAATTAGAGATGACACCGGGCTTTAAAAAATGTCCGCGGGTAGGTTTGTCTATGAAACTGATTATCCGACCATGATTGGTTACGGCATATCGATTTCCTTTAGCGGACTTCTTAAAGGGTAGAACGGCTACCTTTTCGTTTGGATAGAGTTTGATTTCTTTTGCGCTCATAATATTAAAAATTTTCTTTTCGTTCGACCAACAAGTACCAATTGTTTTCAATGGGCAAATAACCTTGTTCGTAGCAATAATAGTAAATAGTACCCTCTTTTGTTTTATAAATGTTGGTAAAATAGTTAAAGTCAAATCCTTTTTGAGTCAGTTTCTCGCGGCTCATCTTCGTTTTACCGCTAGGGTTTGCTTCCATCAATATGCGTCTGTTTTTGCGTAAAACGTTATTCACATTACGGATGTAGTTTGTTTCATCACTGTTCAGTTTGTTATTGTAAGACACCCGGCATTGATCTGAACAAAATTTTTTATCGGCTCGGCCTTTTATTTTTTCACCACACACCAGGCAGGCTTTTTCATCGATTTTGGTCATAAAAGGGCATTTTAAGTAATACAGGCATTCGTTTTTAAACGTTTACAAACGAATATAACCGAAAGTAATTGAATAACAAACGACTTTGATTTTGGCCACCCTCCACTTTTGCATCGTCAATCGCTGAACAACTCAGCCGAGGACAAAAACAAAAAACACTTTTAACCATTTAAATTTTAACCATTATGAAAAGTTTAAGAAACAGCGTGCAGTTAATCGGCAACTTGGGCAAAGACCCGGAAGTGAAAGAGTTCAGCGGAAGCAAGAAGGCTTCCTTCACGATCGCTACCAGCGACAGTTACAAAAATGCCAAGGGCGAAAAGATTGAAGATACTCAGTGGCACAACATAGTGATTTGGGGCAAATTGGCCGATGTAGCGGGCAAGTATTTAAAAAAGGGCTCTGAAGTGTGCGTGGAAGGCAAGCTGGTTCATCGCAACTACGAAACAGACAAGGGTGAGAAACGCTACATTACTGAAATCAATGTAAATGACTTGGTGATGCTGGGGGGGAAGGGGAAATAACCATTCTTCATATCTTTGTTTTGAAGGCCATCAATTTCGATGGCCTTTTTTGGATCACATTCAAAAGTTGGGGAGTAAAGGCACTAACAAGCTTTTATAAAAATGGGTTGATATTGAAATGTGGATAACTCCACAGATTGGTTTTTGGCTCTTTCAAAGGTTTGACTGTGTGGGAGTTACCCACATTCCAACATCACTATTATTACAATTGGATTTTTAAATGTTTAGATATGGTTTGATAAGACTTACTCCCCAACTTTTAATGCTGACCCCCTTTTTTGTTTTAATTGAATAGCGTGCCGATTTCAATTAACCTTACTTGGCTCTGCCATCGATATATTCATCGGTATTCCTTCCTTTGCCCGATTGTGGATTTGCAGTTGCTTGGGATCGTTCAAATTCAATTTCCTAAATGCTGCCGGAGTAATCCCTGCTCGCTCGGCATAAATTTCATAATACGCAGCTTGTATTTCATCAAGTGCTGCCATAAAAGTAGCGTAGGTTGTGCCGCGATCCGTTTTTAGCGAAACCACCGCTTCTTTTGGACTATCAGATGAAGAGCGATCTTTTCCATTGTTCAAAATAAATCTTTGAATCTCTTCCCTCACGCCATCCAAATTTTCCCGAGGCTCCTTCTCAATCAAAAATTCATTGGCTGAATTGATTTGAATGGCAAAAAGATTTCTGTCGTGTACAGGAGCCGTGATCGATTCGTTTGAAAACGCTGGCAATATCATCAAAATGCCTTGGTGGTTTTGAATTACGGTAGTAATCAAGAAAAACGTCAATAACAGAAATGCAATATCAGCCATGGAGCTGGTGCTCACTTCAGGAGACGGGCGCTTGGTATTCATAGGTAATCTGGTTTGTATCGATAATCCAGATGTGCTGGGTTAGTCACAAAAAATTTCTTGATAGGGCCACAAGCTTGTGACATTTGGCTGAAGCGAGTAGCACTTTTTATCTTAACTTTACCACAATGATTTTTCAGTACCCTTCCTTTCTGTGGGCATTAACCGCGCTGTCCATCCCCATCATCATTCATTTATTCAATTTTCGAAAAACCATAAGAGTTTATTTTTCCAATACCAGGTTTCTAAGGCAAATCAATCAAGAAAATACTCAAAAGCGAAAGCTTAAACAGTATTTGGTGCTGGCCGCTCGTTTGTTGTTTATTTTCTTTTTGGTGATGGCTTTTGCTCAACCGTTTTTAAAAGCGACTGAATCTATCTCTTCTCCTAATCTAGTATCCATTTACCTCGATAATTCATTTAGCCTTTCGGCTCCCCTCAACGATAAGACCCGCGCCCTCGATGATGCCGTTGAGCGCATTCAACAATTGATGGAAGCTTTTCCGGCCGATGCCCGTTATCAACTAATCACCAACGATTTTGCGCCTTTCTCTAATTCTCCTAAAACAAAGGCAGAGGTGCTGGACTTCCTTTCGCAAGTCCGATTTTCGGGTGTGGGCCGCTCGGCATCTGAAATTGTAAAGCGCCACAACAAAAATTCTACGCTCTTTTGGTTTTCAGATTTTCAAGCTTCCACATTAGGGGCGGCACCCAAAATTGATTCTGTCCAACAGATTCGTTTGATTCCGATCGATTACGGGAAGCCCAACAATGTGTTTGTGGATTCCATCCGATTGGAAAATCCGTTTATGATTGGTGGCGAAAAAAACTCCATTCACATTCGGTTGCGCAACGATGGTGAAAAATTAGTGGAGGGATTGGTAGTCAAATTATCCATCAACCAAAAGCAAGTGTCGGCCACTTCCATCAACATTGAACCACAAAGTTTTGCAGAGGTTGTTTTTGATTTGTCGGGTGCCCAGGCCGGCCGCAACCGTGCCACTATCTCCTTTAGCGATTACCCCATCAGCTTCGACAACGAATTTTATTTTACTCTTAACTATGCTGGCAAACTTAATGTAATGGAGATCAAGCAATCATCTGAGCCCACCTTCATCAGTAAAGTTTTTGCCAATCAGCATCTTTTCAATTTTTCTAGTTACGATATCAAAAATGTAAACTACAGTTTGTTTCAGCAAGCTGATCTGTTGGTCATCAATGGCATCGATCAAATCAACCCATCGCTTGCCAGCGCATTGGCGAGCCACCGCACCTCGCATCATCTTTTGTTTGTGCCTGGCCACAAACCTGATGTAAATAGCTATCAGCGCGCTTTGAATTTGCCCGTTCAAGTAGTGCCCGATGCAAAAGAATTTATCGCACTTGAGCGGCCCGATTGGGAGAACCCCCTCTTCCAAAATATTGTGGAAGAAAAATCGGCAGCCTTGGCCATGCCTGTTGCAAAAAAAAATATCGATTGGGGGATCGAGCGCTCTGCGTTGTTAAAGCTCAAAGATGGTCGCCCTTATCTTTCGCAATTCGGCAATTTGTTTGTTCTCAGCAGCCCCCTCGATAAATCGTATACCGATTTTTATCAGCATGCGCTATTTGTTCCGTTCATGTATCGCTTGGCCGCTTCTGGCAAAAAGCAACAAGAGCCATTGTACTATTCGCTGTCGTCTTCTCAAATTGTTTTTCATGCCGATAGCCTTTCTGGCGAAGAGCCTGTAAAGTTGGTGGGCAGCCAGGAGGTGGTGCCGGCTCAGCGTAAATCCAATGGCCAAATGGTCATGGAGTTGCCCAAGTTCTCTTTGAGCCCTGGTTTTTTTGCGGTCAACCATGGATCGGATACACTCGGCTGGTTGGCCATCAACACCCATCAAGCGGAATCAATGTTAAAATGCCTTTCGGCCGCAGAGGTAAAGCAGCAGTGGGGCGGAGGCTCAAACATCAGTGCGGTAGAGACTTCGTCACCCCAAGCCTTTGGCGATCAAATCAAAGCGCGCTATCTCGGTAAGCCTTTGTGGAAATTCGCGATTGTATTGGCCTTGGCCTTTCTGTTGGCCGAAGTTCTTTTGCTAAGATTTTTAAAGTAGATTTGCCTTTCGAAATAGTGGTATAATTGGCTGTACACTATGCCTAACTTCCAACCTAGCCTATGAAAATACTCATTCAATCTGCCAAGATAATCTCACCGGGCTCACCGCATCATTTAAAAAAACGAAACGTGTTGATTGCCAATGGTAAGATTGCTGAGGTAGGCGAAAGAAAATACAGTGCCGATAAAGAGATTGATGCCGATGGTATGTTGCTCAGCATTGGCTGGTTTGATTTGGGCGCGTTTGTGGGCGACCCGGGTTTAGAGCACAAAGAAGACATTGCCTCGCTCGTGCGTGCGGCCGCGGCCGGGGGTTTCACCGAAGTAGCGGTGTTGCCCAACACCCATCCAGCTGTTCAAACCAAAAACGAAATTGCTTACCTCACACAAGGCAATGCCAACCGATTGGTGCAAATACATGCCCTGGCCAACGTTACCAAAAATGGCAAAGGCGAGGAGCTTACGGAAATGATTGACCTGCACGAAGCAGGTGCCATTGCCTTCACCGATGGACTAAAATCCGTTTGGCATACCGACATTTTTTTGAAATCGCTTCAATACCTTCAAAAGTTTGATGGCCTTCTCATCGACCACCCCGAAGACAATTGGCTGAACTTGTTTGGTCAAATGCATGAGGGTGAAGTGAGCACCTCGCTCGGGTTAAAAGGTATGCCTCGCCTTGCTGAAGAAGTGGCGGTACGCAAAAATTTAGAATTGCTTGGCTATGCTGGAGGTCGATTACATTTTTCAAAAGTATCTACTGCCAAAACAATCGAGATGGTGCGTGCCGCTAAAAAGAAAGGCTTGAACATCACGTGCGATATCACCAGTTATCAGCCTTTGATGGAAGACAATTTGTTGGTTGACTTTGATACGAACTACAAGCTTAATCCGCCCTTGCGCGAAAAAAGCGACAACGAAGCCTTGATAAAAGGTTTGAACGATGGCACCATTGATGTGTTGACAAGCGGCCATTTGCCACAAGACGAAGAAAGTAAAATGGTGGAGTTTGATATGGCCGATTTCGGTATCACCAATCTGCAGACGTTCGCTTCGCAGTTGGTCTTACTTTCCAAATCGGTAGATATGGAAGACTTGATTGCAAAAGTAACGGTTACCCCACGACAGATTTTAAAGATGGAAGTACCCATCATTGAAGAAGATTCCAAAGCCAACCTCACACTGTTTGACCCCAGTGCCGAATGGACATTTGATGCAAGCCAAAACTTTTCGAAGTCAAAAAACTCACCTTGGCTGGGGCAAACGTTGAAGGGCAAGGTCGTAGCAGTTTTTAACAATGGTAAAATGAAAATGGAAGAATAATCGCTCCCGTGTCTTTTCTGCAAAACCCTATCGCAAAAATCTCACTTCGCAATGGCGCCATTGCGGGTGTACTTGGCTTTGCCATCTTATTGGCACTTTATGCCATTGGTAAGCACCCCATGCTGTTTCAATTGTTTTTTGATTTTCGGATTATTTTGTTTGGTGTGTTTTTGTCGCTAACGGTAAAGGAGATTCGAGACAATTACCAGAAAGGTATCATCTATTTCTGGCAAGGAATGATTGCTTGCTTAACTTTCACTATTGTTTTTGCTTTTATTACCAGTGGACTGATTTGGGCCTGCTGCCTTGTGTACAAGCCTTTCTTATCAACTTATATTGTGCTGGCAATAGAACAAATGAAGGCCATCCCATCGGATGCTATTCAACAAATAGGAAAAGAAGTGTACGAAAGTAATTTAAATGCCTTACCTGTTACTAATGGGTATAATTTGGCAAAACACTACTTTTGGCAGAGTTTTGTCATCAGCTTTTTTATTAGCATCATTATATCCGTAATTTTAAGACGTCAACCAAAAAACGAATAACATGGAAAAAACAACTACAAATGAAAGTTCTTTATTTCAACACGCAATTAAATGGGGAGCCATTTTCGGTGGTGCGAGTATTGCACTAACAATTTTACTCTATGCAATCGACTATGCTCTTCTTGCAGATTGGAAAATGTTACTATTGCTTTTTGTATTTTTAGGATTGGTTATTTTTTCAGGCATTAACTACCGAAGTCAGATTGGTGGATTTTTGCCATATGGAAAAGCCTTTCTCCACGGATTTACTGTATTTGCAATTCTTGGTGTGGTTTCTACTCTTTTCACGGTAGTTCTTTACACCGTAATTGATCCGGAACTTCCAACAAAACTTGTAGACGTTTCAATTGAGAATGCTCAAAAGATGATGGAAAGCTTCAAAATGCCAGAGGATCAAATTGACAAGGCATTGGAAGACGCAAAAAAGAGGTCTGTAGATCAATTTTCTGTGGTTGGCCTCTTTAAGGGTTATGCCTTTGGTCTTATTCTTTACGCAATACTTTCTTTGATAAGTGCTATTTTTGTGAAGAAGAATCAACCAGTAGAGTTTTAAAATCCTGAATGGATATCTCCCTTGTTATTCCTGCCAAAGACGAGCAGGAATCGATACCCGAACTAAGTCAGTGGATAAGCCGTGTGATGCAAACGCACGGCTTTTCGTATGAAGTTATTTTTATTGACGATGGCAGTACCGATAGCACATGGGAGGAGATCAAGAAAATAAGTGCGGCAAACCCACGTTTCAAGGGCCTTCAGTTTAATCGAAATTTTGGCAAATCGGCCGCTTTACACACGGGCTTTCGCGAAGCAAAAGGGGAGGTGGTCATTACGATGGATGCCGACTTGCAAGACAGTCCCGATGAAATTCCAGACCTGTACAAACTCATCAAAGAACAAAAATTTCATTTGGTAAGTGGTTGGAAAAAAAAGCGCCACGATCCCATCTCAAAAACAATTCCGTCTAAATTTTTTAATTACATCACACGAAAAATTTCGGGTATTGCCTTGCATGACTTCAATTGCGGGCTAAAAGCGTATCACCATTCCGTCATCAAAAACATTACCGTGTATGGTGAAATGCACCGTTACATTCCCGTGTTGGCCAAGTGGGCAGGCTTTACCAAAATCACTGAAAAAGTGGTGGAGCATCACGAACGTAAATATGGGCATAGCAAATTTGGGTGGGAGCGTTTTGTGCGGGGATTTTTAGATCTGCTCACCATCACTTTTGTGGGCAGGTTTGCTCAGCGCCCGATGCATTTTTTTGGCACGTGGGGCATTGTTTCTTTTTTGGTAGGCTTTGCTTTTACCACCAAAATTTTGTGGGATAAAATCGACTCTGTCTTTATTTCAAAAATCCCACTCAAGCGTGATGTAGCGGAGCAACCTA
This genomic window contains:
- a CDS encoding RagB/SusD family nutrient uptake outer membrane protein — its product is MKRLIKISLVSTLAIILSNCSVVEDQNPQNFLPSNTAFSNAAGARAALTGAYDAIQSTNYYGRLYLIFPDLHGTTNLRWTGTFATWAAIGNRGILADNTDVTAMWLQIYQAINRANQIIDKVPAITDPALTDKNGILGEAYFLRAFHYFNLVRYWGGVPLKLTPTDEANISALQLPRSSITEVYAQILADLGQAITLGSAATNRFRARANAFRALKARVHLYRSSPGIALANEWDLAISEATDAGATLPVPATSLVTPFSALFSVKNTVESIWEIPFDPVDNNSIAFHLLPAANGGRNEARPTTGLQGIYATNDTRRITTGSVDASLKYFRPQTNDDNVIVFRNAEMYLIRAEAMVERNTGTDLADAVTIVNALRTRATLPAYSGTVNQASLRDEVFNQRRAELALEGHYFFDIVRTNRVAGILTSPVWDPNQAVLPIPQREIFASPGLVQNPGY
- a CDS encoding beta-lactamase family protein, with protein sequence MKNYLLISTLLISFIGKSQTLTVGSPKENSMSPERLQRIDNLINEHIIKGQIPGAVVFIARNGKIVFHKAYGYSDIENKVSLKKDDIFRIASQTKAITSLAVMMLFEEGKFLLDDPLSRYVPEFKNPKVLSNLNWSDTTYSTVPAKGEITIRQLLTHTSGIDYASIGSQEFKAIYAKAKIPSGIGSSNMLLADKVKVLGGLPLKHHPGEQYTYGLNTDVLGYLVEVLSGQSLDQFFKTRIFQPLGMNDTYFYLPKEKHNRLVYLYQTKKGALSKMIEPTYDGSDPQYPKLEGRYFSGGAGLSSTTEDYAKFLQLFLNKGEYNGVRLLSRKTVELMLTNQIQPPLTNQFGLGFGLETDKNDYQSIVSLGSFSWGGAFNTHYWADPKEKLVGLIFTNMYASPVWNIGDKFKVMVYQGIGD
- a CDS encoding SDR family oxidoreductase, which translates into the protein MWNLQGKKALVTGGTKGIGLAIAKEFLELGAEVLVVARTTESIKGKVKNSANLFTMDGDVTDATFRKSLIDRVTLNWGKLDVLVNNVGTNIRKKFVEYTEEEYRKLFEVNLFSMVEISRLSHALLKKSNDASVINIASVAGSFDVQTGPPYGMTKAAIIQLTKHLAAEWAIDNIRVNCVSPWYIETPLTEAVLAQPERLKKILERTPLNRVGKPEEVANLVTYLAMDKASYITGQNIMVDGGLSVKGL
- a CDS encoding DUF2116 family Zn-ribbon domain-containing protein, translating into MTKIDEKACLVCGEKIKGRADKKFCSDQCRVSYNNKLNSDETNYIRNVNNVLRKNRRILMEANPSGKTKMSREKLTQKGFDFNYFTNIYKTKEGTIYYYCYEQGYLPIENNWYLLVERKENF
- the ssb gene encoding single-stranded DNA-binding protein → MKSLRNSVQLIGNLGKDPEVKEFSGSKKASFTIATSDSYKNAKGEKIEDTQWHNIVIWGKLADVAGKYLKKGSEVCVEGKLVHRNYETDKGEKRYITEINVNDLVMLGGKGK
- a CDS encoding biopolymer transporter ExbD, with product MNTKRPSPEVSTSSMADIAFLLLTFFLITTVIQNHQGILMILPAFSNESITAPVHDRNLFAIQINSANEFLIEKEPRENLDGVREEIQRFILNNGKDRSSSDSPKEAVVSLKTDRGTTYATFMAALDEIQAAYYEIYAERAGITPAAFRKLNLNDPKQLQIHNRAKEGIPMNISMAEPSKVN
- a CDS encoding BatA domain-containing protein — protein: MIFQYPSFLWALTALSIPIIIHLFNFRKTIRVYFSNTRFLRQINQENTQKRKLKQYLVLAARLLFIFFLVMAFAQPFLKATESISSPNLVSIYLDNSFSLSAPLNDKTRALDDAVERIQQLMEAFPADARYQLITNDFAPFSNSPKTKAEVLDFLSQVRFSGVGRSASEIVKRHNKNSTLFWFSDFQASTLGAAPKIDSVQQIRLIPIDYGKPNNVFVDSIRLENPFMIGGEKNSIHIRLRNDGEKLVEGLVVKLSINQKQVSATSINIEPQSFAEVVFDLSGAQAGRNRATISFSDYPISFDNEFYFTLNYAGKLNVMEIKQSSEPTFISKVFANQHLFNFSSYDIKNVNYSLFQQADLLVINGIDQINPSLASALASHRTSHHLLFVPGHKPDVNSYQRALNLPVQVVPDAKEFIALERPDWENPLFQNIVEEKSAALAMPVAKKNIDWGIERSALLKLKDGRPYLSQFGNLFVLSSPLDKSYTDFYQHALFVPFMYRLAASGKKQQEPLYYSLSSSQIVFHADSLSGEEPVKLVGSQEVVPAQRKSNGQMVMELPKFSLSPGFFAVNHGSDTLGWLAINTHQAESMLKCLSAAEVKQQWGGGSNISAVETSSPQAFGDQIKARYLGKPLWKFAIVLALAFLLAEVLLLRFLK
- a CDS encoding dihydroorotase, with translation MKILIQSAKIISPGSPHHLKKRNVLIANGKIAEVGERKYSADKEIDADGMLLSIGWFDLGAFVGDPGLEHKEDIASLVRAAAAGGFTEVAVLPNTHPAVQTKNEIAYLTQGNANRLVQIHALANVTKNGKGEELTEMIDLHEAGAIAFTDGLKSVWHTDIFLKSLQYLQKFDGLLIDHPEDNWLNLFGQMHEGEVSTSLGLKGMPRLAEEVAVRKNLELLGYAGGRLHFSKVSTAKTIEMVRAAKKKGLNITCDITSYQPLMEDNLLVDFDTNYKLNPPLREKSDNEALIKGLNDGTIDVLTSGHLPQDEESKMVEFDMADFGITNLQTFASQLVLLSKSVDMEDLIAKVTVTPRQILKMEVPIIEEDSKANLTLFDPSAEWTFDASQNFSKSKNSPWLGQTLKGKVVAVFNNGKMKMEE
- a CDS encoding DUF4199 domain-containing protein, which produces MSFLQNPIAKISLRNGAIAGVLGFAILLALYAIGKHPMLFQLFFDFRIILFGVFLSLTVKEIRDNYQKGIIYFWQGMIACLTFTIVFAFITSGLIWACCLVYKPFLSTYIVLAIEQMKAIPSDAIQQIGKEVYESNLNALPVTNGYNLAKHYFWQSFVISFFISIIISVILRRQPKNE
- a CDS encoding DUF4199 domain-containing protein; this translates as MEKTTTNESSLFQHAIKWGAIFGGASIALTILLYAIDYALLADWKMLLLLFVFLGLVIFSGINYRSQIGGFLPYGKAFLHGFTVFAILGVVSTLFTVVLYTVIDPELPTKLVDVSIENAQKMMESFKMPEDQIDKALEDAKKRSVDQFSVVGLFKGYAFGLILYAILSLISAIFVKKNQPVEF
- a CDS encoding glycosyltransferase family 2 protein, with the protein product MDISLVIPAKDEQESIPELSQWISRVMQTHGFSYEVIFIDDGSTDSTWEEIKKISAANPRFKGLQFNRNFGKSAALHTGFREAKGEVVITMDADLQDSPDEIPDLYKLIKEQKFHLVSGWKKKRHDPISKTIPSKFFNYITRKISGIALHDFNCGLKAYHHSVIKNITVYGEMHRYIPVLAKWAGFTKITEKVVEHHERKYGHSKFGWERFVRGFLDLLTITFVGRFAQRPMHFFGTWGIVSFLVGFAFTTKILWDKIDSVFISKIPLKRDVAEQPIFYLALAAVVIGVQLFLTGFLAELLTRQSISKKEYLVIDRVGS